A window of the Loxodonta africana isolate mLoxAfr1 chromosome 3, mLoxAfr1.hap2, whole genome shotgun sequence genome harbors these coding sequences:
- the LOC135230497 gene encoding olfactory receptor 7G1-like — protein sequence MHDEDTPFIFFSHFLNIVLASGEVAAAGPGTIHLIFLYFFCHVINNTEPRNQTDISKFFLQLLTEDPELQAPLFSLFLSIYLVTVLGNLLIVLAVIFDCHLHTPMYFFFANLSLTDICFSTTTVPKMLVNLQAQNHSITYAGCLTQVCFVLVFAALENFLLGVMAYDHFVAICHPVKYTVIMNSHICGLLILLSLFISITNALLHSLMSLLLSFCTELVIPYFFCGVLQVIKVACSDALINNIFSYFAATVLGGVPLPGIIFSYAQIVPSILRMPSAIGKYKAFSTCGSHLSVISLFCGTGFGSYISAAFTPSRRTAVASVMYTVLTPIMNPFIYSLRNREAKGALRKIMRSIPAFQ from the coding sequence ATGCATGATGAAGACACcccatttattttcttctcccaCTTTCTGAACATCGTGCTTGCCTCTGGTGAGGTAGCTGCCGCTGGTCCAGGAACCATACacttgattttcttatatttcttcTGTCATGTCATCAACAATACGGAACCCAGAAATCAAACAGATATTTCAAAATTCTTTCTCCAGTTACTGACAGAAGATCCGGAACTGCAAGCCCCCCTATTTAGTCTGTTTCTGTCCATATATCTGGTCACTGTGCTAGGAAACTTGCTTATtgtcttggctgtcatctttgactgccacctccacacccccatgtatttcttttttgCCAATCTGTCCCTCACTGACATCTGTTTCAGTACCACCACAGTTCCAAAGATGCTAGTGAACCTCCAAGCACAGAATCACAGTATCACATATGCAGGCTGCCTCACCCAGGTGTGCTTTGTCCTAGTTTTTGCTGCTTTGGAAAATTTTCTCCTTggagtgatggcctatgaccactTTGTAGCCATTTGTCACCCAGTAAAGTACACTGTCATCATGAACTCCCACATCTGTGGCCTGCTGATTCTACTCTCCTTGTTCATTAGCATCACGAACGCCCTGCTCCACAGTCTGATGTCATTGCTACTGTCCTTCTGCACAGAGCTAGTAATTCCTTACTTCTTCTGTGGAGTTCTTCAGGTCATCAAGGTTGCCTGTTCTGATGCCCTCATCAATAACATCTTCTCATACTTTGCAGCTACAGTACTGGGTGGTGTTCCTCTCCCTGGAATCATTTTCTCTTATGCTCAAATTGTCCCCTCCATTTTGAGAATGCCATCAGCAATTGGAAAGTAtaaagctttttccacttgtgGGTCTCATCTCTCAGTAATTTCTTTGTTCTGTGGGACAGGTTTTGGTTCATATATCAGTGCTGCATTCACCCCTTCTAGGAGGACTGCAGTAGCTTCAGTGATGTACACCGTGCTCACTCCCATAATGAACCCCTTTATCTACAGCCTGAGAAATAGGGAAGCGAAGGGGGCTTTGAGAAAAATTATGAGGAGCATACCTGCTTTTCAGTGA